A genome region from Polyodon spathula isolate WHYD16114869_AA chromosome 19, ASM1765450v1, whole genome shotgun sequence includes the following:
- the LOC121294467 gene encoding cellular retinoic acid-binding protein 1-like translates to MPNFAGTWKMKSSENFDELLKALGVNAMLRKVAGAAASKPHVEIRQNDKQFYIKTSTTVRTTEINFQIGVEFEEETVDGRKCRSLATWETENKMYCKQTLIDGDGPKTYWTRELRGDELILTFGADDVVCTRIYLRG, encoded by the exons ATGCCCAACTTTGCCGGAACCTGGAAAATGAAGAGCAGTGAGAATTTCGATGAACTTCTTAAAGCTCTTG GTGTGAACGCCATGCTGAGGAAGGTGGCAGGGGCAGCAGCTTCCAAACCCCATGTGGAGATCAGACAGAACGACAAACAATTTTACATTAAGACCTCCACCACCGTCCGAACCACCGAGATCAACTTCCAGATCGGGGTGGAGTTCGAGGAGGAGACCGTGGACGGCAGGAAGTGCAGG AGCCTGGCGACCTGGGAGACTGAGAATAAGATGTATTGTAAGCAGACCCTTATTGATGGTGACGGTCCCAAAACGTACTGGACAAGAGAGCTGAGGGGGGACGAACTGATCTTG ACCTTCGGTGCGGACGATGTGGTGTGCACACGGATTTATTTACGAGGGTGA